The following coding sequences lie in one Arachis hypogaea cultivar Tifrunner chromosome 4, arahy.Tifrunner.gnm2.J5K5, whole genome shotgun sequence genomic window:
- the LOC140184053 gene encoding uncharacterized protein has protein sequence MANTFNIVWSGPKLDGKLDYSYWETLMYTHLKAQNLWNFIEPGLQEGADAAQQRRDQLALSQIHQGVDYMVFGKIANAKSAKEAWNTLKLSYKGVDKAQKAKLPSLRREYERYEMSSSETVEQYFTRVTDLVNKMRVYGEDMPDSKVVEKILRTMPMKYDHVVTTILKSHDMDTMTIAELQGTMESHISRILEKSEKSTEEALKSRVNFNNVAESNRTQEGRGRGFNFQSRGRGSLEVEVVAITTKEVTTILHHLIKEEVERISGLSIKEEVEEIFIKKEPISTAFIVESMDTKQQIADSKCTKIPIEGKGHIPIRLKDGSLNYISDVFYAPDLDYNLLSMGQLSEKGYKMITYHGYCTVFDNNGSLNYLSRKGLVSGLPRIHIPNCICEICQLGKKHRDPFPTGKSWRARRLLEIVHSDLCSVEVPSNGGSRNQKHVMSLRHSRR, from the exons ATGGCAAACACTTTCAATATTGTGTGGTCCGGTCCCAAATTAGATGGAAAACTCGATTATAGTTATTGGGAGACTTTGATGTATACCCATTTGAAGGCCCAGAACCTGTGGAATTTCATTGAACCGGGTTTGCAAGAAGGAGCAGATGCTGCCCAACAGAGGAGAGATCAATTGGcgctatctcaaattcatcaaggaGTAGACTATATGGTATTTGGCAAAATAGCAAATGCCAAAAGTGCAAAGGAAGCATGGAACACGTTGAAGCTGTCATACAAAGGCGTAGATAAAGCTCAAAAAGCAAAGCTACCGTCTTTgagaagagaatatgaaaggtACGAGATGTCGAGCTCAGAAACTGTTGAGCAATATTTTACTCGTGTTACAGATCTTGTCAATAAGATGAGAGTCTATGGAGAAGATATGCCCGATAGCAAAGTAGTGGAGAAAATTCTTCGCACCATGCCGATGAAGTATGACCATGTGGTGACTACGATACTAAAGTCACACGATATGGACACCATGACGATTGCAGAGTTGCAAGGAACCATGGAAAGCCACATCAGTAGAATACTAGAGAAGTCTGAAAAATCAACCGAGGAAGCCTTGAAAAGTCGAGTGAATTTCAACAACGTTGCAGAATCAAACCGTACACAAGAAGGACGAGGTCGTGGTTTTAATTTTCAAAGTAGAGGTAGAGGAAGTTTAGAGGTAGAGgtcgtggcaattacaaccaaggaagtTACAACAATTTTACACCACTTAATCAAGGAAGAGGTGGAACGAATTTCAGGCCTATCAATCAAGGAAGAGGTCGAGGAAATTTTCATCAAGAAAGAACCAATTTCAACTGCTTTCATTGTGGAAAGTATGGACACAAAGCAGCAGATTGCAGATTCAAAATG TACAAAGATCCCTATTGAAGGAAAAGGGCACATACCAATCAGATTGAAAGATGGTTCTCTGAATTATATTTCTGATGTTTTCTATGCTCCTGATCTTGATTACAATTTACTGAGTATGGGGCAATTATCTGAGAAAGGATATAAGATGATAACTTATCATGGATATTGCACTGTATTTGACAACAATGGAAG cCTAAACTACCTGTCAAGAAAAGGACTTGTTTCTGGTCTACCACGGATTCATATTCCCAATTGTATTTGTGAGATTTGTCAACTGGGAAAGAAGCACAGGGATCCATTCCCTACAGGAAAGTCTTGGAGAGCTAGAAGATTacttgaaattgtgcattcagatcTTTGTTCTGTAGAAGTTCCAAGTAATGGTGGTAGCAG AAATCAGAAGCATGTGATGTCTTTAAGACATTCAAGGCGTTAG